The nucleotide window AAAGTATTTGCCTATATTTATCATCTCTGAATTTGTTAGTGTAGCTCTGCTCTGGGAACATATGAGCTTGTTATGATAGCAACAAAAAATCTGTGAATTATGAATTTACTTGTGATAATTACATAAAACAGGACAGATATGCACATCGGTGCAACAAATTGATTATAGTAATAGCTGGTGACATTAGTTTTTGTAGAACTGAAGATGATATTTTGATAATGAAGTAGAGAGCATCAGCATATGATTAATGGTTGTGGCCCATGTTGTGTAACGTTGATAGTCATCTTCCATGTCAAGTTTGAATGTCCCCTTACTCGTTGTCAAGACGATAAGATAACCTGTACCAGTCTCTGCCTCTGAATCTTTATACAGCTCTGCATGCATGTCCAGTATGATACCTATAGCAAAACACAGATGATTGTTGCACTACATTAAATTGGTCCTCTTCAGTTTAATGTGGCTGTGAACCTATCAAGACTTTCAATTTACACAACTGTTTGAGAAAAGGTTAGATTCCATAGCAATCTAACTTTACTATACATTGAAAACtaataaatacatatgaaacaGAGTAGCAGACTTACTTTCCTGCTTGCTTTTCAATAGACTGAGCTTCCTTATTTTAAGAACAACCTACATAAGAAATTGAGAATAGTTCAAACTAAGATCTCTGTTAAACAGCAATTAGGGCATGCTTTTACTATGCAGCATGACAAAATAGAGCTGTTACAATTTAAGCTTTAAGTCAGACCTTGGCTTCACTGCTTAGGATGACGGACACTGATCTGACCGTGTACTTCCCTGTTAACAGATAGTTTTGAATGTACTATTAGCATATAGATAAGTAAATCAGGATATTGTCTTAGGAATTATAAACTAGAACCTAGGGATAACTACGCTACCCTTCTTGTCAGAAAATGTAGATGCATTAAGTTGGAATACAAACCATCTGGTGTTTCGATGCTGAGGTGCGCACCCATTCCAAGCATTGACCTACACTTTTCAAAGTCGAAGTCAACCTCATGGCTCTCCTCGATGGGCAGCACGGGTGCACCCCCATGTAGCATATTCTTGCATCCTGATCTTGCTTTAAGTGTAGCTGCTCCTTTTAATGCTACATACAcaaacaaaacagaaagaaatGGCTCTTTTTAAACAGAAGAAATGTCAAGTCATATTAGACAATAACATCGTACGATATAAAAGACTTTCGCCTGGAGGTTTTTTGATTTGATGCTGTTATTTGTAAAGTGCAAGTTGTAAAAAAACGTgattattttttacttttcgaGAACTGTCTTTCTGTGAAGCGCCtgctcatttgtttttttttttttttcagtgatCGTATCTATTGTTATTGACATCAAGTGACAATTGCAAATGGTTACTGCTATTTCTTCACCAGTAATAATTGCATATGCTTTTTGATTGTTTTACCAGTCATTTTAATTTATGTGCACATGGACAATTATCAGAGacttaagaaaataatatacacaagtccaagaaaaaagaattacaaCTACTTGGTAGAAATGATAGAAGTTATCTAATGTGCATAATGTTAAGTTGGAAATTGTTGTAGGAGCTGGTAGAGGTGATTGATTAAATCCAGAATCCTTTTTTTATGCATTAAACCAAACTGGAGAAGGATAGGATATTTACATGTTGCAGCTGCAGCTGTGAGGGTTAAGATATCACTTGCACTTGTGCTACTCATGGCTGAACCTATTACACTGCTGATCTGTTCCTTCTTTGCTCCCATTGCTTCTGCAACTTTTGCACACTGGGCTGCCACCAGAGCAGCTGCAGAAGCCACAGCTCCTTCCTTAGCAGTGCTCTCATTCTTTCCAGAGCTTTCAGCCGCAATGGCAGCAAGCGCTGCTGCCACACCTGCCATAGATATAGCTGCATGGACTTCAGCTCTTTGCAACCTGTGTTCCTCTTTCCGCCTTTCTTTAATCTCCTTCAGCCACTTCTTGATCGACATGTTCTTGAATGGCACTATCTTCCATGACAGCTGCAATGTAATATAATTCTTTGCTAAAGCATTTTCTTTATAAAAAATTCAGCAGTGAATACACACTATCATATATAGAGAAAGATGTCGTGTAATACAAATTACTAACCCATTTCTTTCGGAAATAGCTGTTGTAGTTCAATTCTGGATGCATGGCTTgttgcatccatatccatgacTAAAGAAGAAAGACAAACAGATTTTGGTTTACTTATCAATGAAATATCATAAGCAAATGATGTTCTGTCACCAAAAATGGCAGGTTGTCGATGTGATGTGTTAATAGCGG belongs to Rosa chinensis cultivar Old Blush chromosome 4, RchiOBHm-V2, whole genome shotgun sequence and includes:
- the LOC112197900 gene encoding VAN3-binding protein isoform X2; its protein translation is MNIMMLLHPRFMDSNFSPSPTEAHPDTMDFLSLAWCNFAVQALQPEQQDHQSLVSLSDPIIKFESQNMTQITKLDKNAKMDGADAKPIPPWKSNDVKSWIWMQQAMHPELNYNSYFRKKWLSWKIVPFKNMSIKKWLKEIKERRKEEHRLQRAEVHAAISMAGVAAALAAIAAESSGKNESTAKEGAVASAAALVAAQCAKVAEAMGAKKEQISSVIGSAMSSTSASDILTLTAAAATSLKGAATLKARSGCKNMLHGGAPVLPIEESHEVDFDFEKCRSMLGMGAHLSIETPDGKYTVRSVSVILSSEAKVVLKIRKLSLLKSKQESIILDMHAELYKDSEAETGTGYLIVLTTSKGTFKLDMEDDYQRYTTWATTINHMLMLSTSLSKYHLQFYKN
- the LOC112197900 gene encoding VAN3-binding protein isoform X1, producing MNIMMQLLHPRFMDSNFSPSPTEAHPDTMDFLSLAWCNFAVQALQPEQQDHQSLVSLSDPIIKFESQNMTQITKLDKNAKMDGADAKPIPPWKSNDVKSWIWMQQAMHPELNYNSYFRKKWLSWKIVPFKNMSIKKWLKEIKERRKEEHRLQRAEVHAAISMAGVAAALAAIAAESSGKNESTAKEGAVASAAALVAAQCAKVAEAMGAKKEQISSVIGSAMSSTSASDILTLTAAAATSLKGAATLKARSGCKNMLHGGAPVLPIEESHEVDFDFEKCRSMLGMGAHLSIETPDGKYTVRSVSVILSSEAKVVLKIRKLSLLKSKQESIILDMHAELYKDSEAETGTGYLIVLTTSKGTFKLDMEDDYQRYTTWATTINHMLMLSTSLSKYHLQFYKN